A stretch of Pseudoprevotella muciniphila DNA encodes these proteins:
- a CDS encoding DUF4435 domain-containing protein → MSRKRNRNAAYGTTNMGGGLTSYINSDYVSALNKLNGAGARKKIVAYVESYNDIFFWSNLLRPLENEKFYFEVMLPSNESLGKGKKIAIGNQLGDRLGGCMIACVDADYDYLIEGSTPTSVEVCSNKYIFHTYVYAIENFQCYAPSLHGVCVMATLNDHRIFDFESFLTAYSRIIWPLFVWNVWAYRYGQYKKFSLLDFFNIVGLNDVNLYHPEAKLNALQHRVNAKISRLYKEFPEGKKTYKPLRDELLQKGLTPETTYLYMRGHDLQDGIVTPLMTAVCERLRREREREIRNNAVHRTQFQNELSGYQHSTAAVEEMMRKQTGYTAAPQYQQIIANIKDFLAAEGLLELGESVK, encoded by the coding sequence ATGTCGCGAAAAAGAAACAGAAACGCTGCTTATGGTACCACTAACATGGGTGGTGGCCTGACGAGTTATATCAATTCGGATTATGTTTCCGCATTGAATAAACTCAACGGGGCGGGTGCGCGCAAGAAAATCGTGGCATACGTGGAGAGTTACAACGACATCTTCTTTTGGAGCAACCTGCTTCGACCCCTCGAGAACGAAAAATTCTATTTTGAGGTGATGCTGCCCTCCAACGAGTCGCTCGGCAAGGGAAAGAAAATAGCCATCGGCAATCAACTCGGCGACAGACTCGGCGGCTGCATGATCGCCTGTGTGGACGCCGACTACGACTACCTCATTGAAGGCTCTACACCCACCAGTGTCGAAGTGTGCAGCAACAAATACATCTTCCACACCTACGTCTATGCAATAGAAAACTTCCAGTGTTACGCCCCATCGCTGCATGGCGTGTGCGTCATGGCGACGCTCAACGACCACCGCATTTTCGACTTCGAATCCTTCCTCACAGCCTATTCGCGCATCATCTGGCCACTCTTCGTATGGAACGTCTGGGCATATCGGTATGGGCAGTACAAGAAATTCTCGTTGCTCGACTTCTTCAATATCGTAGGTCTGAATGATGTCAACCTTTATCATCCGGAAGCGAAACTCAATGCGCTTCAGCACCGCGTCAATGCCAAGATATCACGACTCTACAAGGAATTTCCTGAAGGTAAGAAAACGTACAAACCCCTGCGCGACGAACTCTTGCAAAAGGGTCTGACACCCGAAACAACCTATCTCTACATGCGCGGACACGACTTGCAGGACGGCATAGTAACACCCCTCATGACCGCAGTCTGTGAACGCCTGCGCAGAGAGCGGGAAAGGGAAATCAGAAACAACGCCGTACACCGCACACAGTTCCAGAACGAACTCAGCGGCTACCAGCACTCCACCGCTGCCGTAGAGGAAATGATGCGCAAGCAGACCGGCTACACCGCAGCACCGCAATATCAACAAATCATCGCCAATATCAAAGACTTCCTTGCTGCTGAGGGGCTCTTGGAGCTGGGAGAAAGTGTAAAATAA
- the groL gene encoding chaperonin GroEL (60 kDa chaperone family; promotes refolding of misfolded polypeptides especially under stressful conditions; forms two stacked rings of heptamers to form a barrel-shaped 14mer; ends can be capped by GroES; misfolded proteins enter the barrel where they are refolded when GroES binds) — translation MAKEIKYNVEARNLLKEGADALAEAVKVTLGPKGRNVVIEKKFGAPRITKDGVTVAKEIELDGTFENAGAQLVKSVASKTGDDAGDGTTTATVLAQAILAEGMKNVAAGANPLDVKRGIDKAVAKVVESLKKQAEQVGESYDKIEQVATISANNDEEIGKLIADGMRAVSVNGVITIEDAKGRDTVLKTVEGMQFDRGYLSPYFVTDAEKMQCVMEKPYILIYDKKISNLKDFLPILEPAVQSGRPLLVIAEDVDSEALTTLVVNRLRSQLKICAVKAPGFGDRRKAMLEDIAVLTGGVVISEDKGLKLEQATIEMLGSAEKVTITKENTTIVNGEGRKENIEDRIHQIKNEIANTTSSYDKEKLQERLAKLSGGVCVLEVGAASETEQKEKKDRCDDALCATRAAIEEGVVTGGGVAYIRAQAALEGLTGANADETTGINIIRRAIEEPLRQICTNAGLEGAVVVNKVREGKGDFGYNAKTDTYENLRAAGVVDPAKVTRVALENAASVAGMFLTTECVICDKKEEHPEMPMANPGMGGMM, via the coding sequence ATGGCTAAAGAAATTAAATATAACGTAGAAGCGCGCAACCTCCTCAAAGAGGGTGCTGACGCATTGGCAGAAGCCGTAAAGGTAACACTCGGTCCTAAAGGCCGCAACGTTGTTATCGAAAAGAAATTCGGTGCACCCCGCATCACGAAGGACGGTGTGACCGTGGCAAAGGAGATTGAACTCGATGGTACATTCGAAAATGCTGGTGCACAACTCGTTAAGAGTGTTGCATCCAAGACTGGCGACGATGCCGGCGACGGAACAACCACAGCAACAGTTCTCGCACAGGCTATCCTTGCAGAAGGTATGAAGAACGTGGCAGCCGGTGCAAATCCCCTCGACGTGAAACGCGGCATCGACAAGGCTGTAGCAAAAGTTGTAGAAAGCCTCAAGAAGCAAGCCGAGCAAGTTGGTGAAAGTTATGACAAGATTGAGCAAGTGGCAACCATCAGTGCCAACAACGACGAAGAAATCGGCAAACTCATCGCCGACGGTATGCGCGCAGTAAGCGTAAACGGCGTTATCACCATTGAGGACGCCAAAGGACGCGACACCGTGCTCAAGACCGTTGAGGGTATGCAGTTCGACCGTGGCTACCTCTCACCTTACTTCGTTACCGACGCAGAAAAGATGCAGTGTGTCATGGAAAAGCCTTACATCCTCATCTACGACAAGAAAATCTCTAACCTCAAGGACTTCCTCCCCATCCTCGAACCTGCAGTACAATCGGGCCGTCCACTCCTCGTTATTGCAGAGGACGTTGACAGCGAAGCGCTCACCACACTCGTAGTGAACCGCCTGCGCTCACAACTGAAGATTTGCGCTGTCAAGGCTCCGGGCTTCGGCGACCGTCGCAAGGCCATGCTCGAGGACATTGCCGTACTGACTGGCGGTGTGGTTATCAGCGAAGATAAGGGGCTGAAACTCGAACAAGCCACTATCGAAATGCTCGGTTCTGCTGAGAAGGTTACCATCACGAAGGAAAACACCACCATCGTGAACGGCGAAGGTCGCAAAGAAAATATTGAAGACCGTATACATCAGATTAAGAACGAAATAGCCAACACTACTTCTTCTTACGACAAAGAGAAACTTCAGGAACGCCTTGCCAAACTCAGCGGTGGTGTTTGCGTGCTCGAAGTTGGTGCAGCCAGCGAGACAGAACAGAAGGAAAAGAAAGACCGTTGCGACGACGCACTCTGTGCTACTCGTGCTGCCATTGAAGAAGGTGTGGTAACCGGTGGCGGTGTGGCATACATCCGCGCACAGGCTGCCCTCGAGGGTCTCACCGGTGCCAATGCCGACGAAACAACAGGTATCAACATCATCCGCAGAGCCATTGAGGAGCCCCTTCGCCAGATTTGCACCAACGCAGGTCTTGAAGGTGCTGTGGTTGTGAACAAGGTGCGCGAAGGCAAGGGCGACTTCGGCTACAATGCCAAGACCGACACTTACGAAAATCTCCGCGCAGCCGGTGTGGTTGACCCCGCCAAGGTAACACGTGTTGCCCTCGAAAATGCTGCAAGCGTGGCAGGCATGTTCCTCACCACAGAATGTGTGATTTGCGACAAGAAGGAAGAACATCCCGAAATGCCTATGGCTAACCCGGGCATGGGAGGCATGATGTAA
- the tilS gene encoding tRNA lysidine(34) synthetase TilS, giving the protein MKRNSTPSQHPLLEKIVNTGFLEFVGDGLVIAGLSGGADSVAMVLALKALGCRLVAAHCNFRLRGEESERDADFVRQFCEEQDIPLEMVQFDTQNEASRLGWSIEMTARELRYDWFEQLRQKHDAVCIAVAHHRDDSNETLLLNLLRGTGLRGLCGMSLKNDRNVVRPLITCSQSEVLDFLKACGAKYVEDSSNTDTRYKRNKIRHEVIPLLRTINPSIDSSLQQTADHLREYFQFAESHLQKTIAAHETVVNGIHRLPLDWLRTEPYGHLIVRHWLEGKFSSTEVDEIAKLNGRVGALYKSATHICTQSASHLEYCPAFSPLAKAFLPDEGSLELLGFGTLSVAVTDNRLIDKIRPWCAKLDKRAVVGRLWVRNTEEGDRFVPYGMKGSKLVSDYLTDKKLSRLEKMKTLVVGDDNGILWVVGHRIDARAAITTETEDVLSLDMRLSRRIVN; this is encoded by the coding sequence ATGAAAAGGAATAGTACACCTTCGCAGCATCCACTCCTTGAAAAAATTGTCAACACGGGCTTTCTCGAGTTCGTGGGCGACGGGCTCGTTATAGCCGGTCTGAGCGGTGGTGCCGACTCCGTGGCTATGGTGCTGGCGCTAAAGGCACTTGGCTGTCGGTTGGTGGCAGCGCATTGCAACTTCAGATTGCGGGGCGAGGAGAGCGAGCGCGATGCGGACTTTGTGCGGCAATTCTGCGAAGAACAAGATATTCCTCTCGAAATGGTGCAATTTGATACACAGAACGAGGCTTCGCGGCTCGGATGGAGCATAGAAATGACGGCTCGCGAACTGCGTTACGACTGGTTTGAACAGTTGCGCCAGAAACATGATGCCGTATGCATAGCCGTGGCGCACCATCGCGATGACAGCAACGAGACGCTTTTGCTCAATCTTTTGCGCGGCACAGGGCTGCGAGGACTGTGCGGTATGTCGCTGAAGAACGACCGAAATGTGGTGCGACCACTCATAACATGCAGTCAGAGCGAAGTGCTCGATTTCCTGAAAGCCTGCGGCGCAAAATATGTGGAGGACAGCAGCAATACCGATACGCGGTATAAGCGCAACAAAATACGCCACGAAGTAATACCTCTCCTGCGCACTATAAACCCTTCCATCGACAGTTCGTTGCAGCAAACGGCAGACCACTTGCGCGAATATTTCCAGTTTGCTGAGAGTCATCTGCAGAAAACTATCGCAGCGCACGAAACGGTTGTGAACGGCATCCATCGTCTGCCGCTCGATTGGCTCAGAACGGAGCCGTACGGTCACCTCATCGTGCGGCATTGGCTCGAAGGCAAGTTTTCTTCGACGGAGGTGGACGAAATAGCGAAACTCAACGGCAGGGTAGGGGCATTGTACAAGAGTGCCACGCATATTTGCACACAGTCCGCCTCCCACCTTGAATACTGTCCTGCTTTCAGCCCCTTGGCAAAGGCGTTCCTGCCTGACGAAGGCTCTTTGGAATTGCTGGGCTTCGGAACCCTCTCTGTGGCTGTAACAGACAACCGCTTGATAGACAAGATCCGCCCATGGTGCGCCAAACTTGATAAGCGTGCCGTCGTGGGCAGGTTGTGGGTGAGAAACACTGAAGAAGGCGACAGGTTTGTGCCTTACGGCATGAAAGGCTCGAAACTCGTGAGCGACTACCTTACTGATAAGAAACTTTCGCGCTTGGAAAAGATGAAAACACTCGTTGTGGGTGACGATAATGGCATCCTCTGGGTAGTAGGGCATCGCATCGACGCAAGGGCTGCCATAACAACAGAGACAGAAGATGTTTTATCGCTGGATATGCGTTTAAGCCGAAGAATAGTGAACTAA
- a CDS encoding AAA family ATPase has product MMKYANYISKIEIRSLWSGRRHVKWTLRPDVNVLSGKNGAGKSTILNRIVQNLRNAPYSGEIVKNEFADVKVVFDPSDATCIRYDIIRSFDRILMDNGRTQVITDERIVTELDWQLYQLQRRYLHYQVNVGNRMIQLLTSGSPDAHEQAVKASAMKTKFLDMVDQLFEGTGKKVDRQSNELQFLQYEEVLKPYLLSSGEKQMLIILLTALTEDMQPYVFLMDEPEASLHFEWQKDLITMVRTLNPNAQIILTTHSPGVIMKDWQHAVTEVDNITT; this is encoded by the coding sequence ATTATGAAATACGCGAATTATATCTCAAAGATTGAAATCCGCAGTTTGTGGAGCGGACGTCGTCATGTTAAATGGACGCTTCGCCCCGATGTGAACGTGCTTAGCGGTAAGAATGGCGCAGGGAAGAGCACCATCCTCAACCGCATCGTGCAGAACTTGCGCAACGCACCATATTCAGGAGAGATAGTAAAAAACGAGTTCGCCGATGTCAAGGTGGTGTTTGACCCCAGTGATGCCACATGCATACGTTATGACATTATCCGCAGTTTCGACAGAATACTGATGGACAACGGGCGCACACAGGTCATCACAGACGAACGCATCGTGACAGAACTCGATTGGCAACTCTATCAGTTGCAGCGCCGCTATCTCCACTATCAGGTGAATGTGGGTAACAGAATGATTCAGTTGCTCACGAGCGGCTCGCCCGATGCGCATGAACAGGCAGTGAAGGCTTCTGCCATGAAGACGAAATTCTTGGATATGGTGGACCAACTCTTTGAAGGGACGGGCAAGAAAGTGGACCGCCAGAGCAACGAACTGCAATTCCTGCAGTACGAAGAGGTGCTTAAACCATACCTCCTCTCAAGCGGTGAAAAACAAATGCTGATTATTCTCCTCACGGCACTCACGGAAGACATGCAGCCATACGTTTTCCTGATGGACGAACCCGAGGCAAGCCTTCACTTCGAATGGCAGAAAGACCTCATCACGATGGTGCGCACGCTCAATCCTAACGCACAAATCATACTTACCACGCATTCGCCCGGTGTAATCATGAAAGATTGGCAGCATGCCGTGACCGAAGTAGACAATATAACTACATAA
- a CDS encoding radical SAM protein, translated as MSTIIYPSPIFGPVHSRRLGVSLGINLLPGDGKQCSFDCIYCECGFNKDHVTHSPRPTRAEVAAALERQLQKMVAEGVLPDVMTFAGNGEPTLHKDFAGIIDDTIALRNRYCPKAKIAVLSNATQCMRPAVHDALMKVDDNILKLDTVDAEYIRLTDRPVGKYDVEEIVRAMVAFDGHVIVQTMFMKGMHNGISVDNTSDEFVLPWLDALKTIRPQQVMIYTIDRETPDANLRKATHEDLDRIADILRAAGFNTSVSY; from the coding sequence ATGTCAACTATAATATATCCTTCTCCGATTTTCGGACCTGTTCACAGCCGTCGGCTCGGTGTGTCGCTGGGCATCAACCTGCTTCCGGGCGACGGTAAGCAGTGTAGTTTCGACTGCATCTACTGCGAGTGCGGTTTCAACAAGGACCACGTGACACATTCTCCGCGTCCCACGCGTGCCGAAGTGGCAGCAGCGCTTGAGCGACAGTTGCAGAAGATGGTGGCAGAGGGCGTGCTGCCCGATGTGATGACCTTTGCAGGCAACGGTGAGCCCACGCTTCATAAAGATTTTGCCGGAATCATCGACGATACCATCGCGTTGCGCAACCGCTACTGTCCGAAAGCAAAAATAGCCGTACTGAGCAATGCCACGCAGTGTATGCGCCCCGCCGTGCATGATGCGCTCATGAAGGTGGATGATAATATCCTGAAACTCGATACGGTGGATGCCGAATATATCCGCCTCACGGACCGCCCCGTGGGGAAGTATGATGTAGAAGAAATCGTCAGGGCTATGGTGGCTTTCGATGGACATGTCATCGTGCAGACCATGTTTATGAAAGGTATGCACAACGGCATTTCGGTGGACAACACCAGCGATGAATTCGTACTGCCATGGCTGGACGCCCTGAAGACCATCCGTCCGCAGCAGGTGATGATCTACACCATCGACCGTGAGACACCCGACGCCAACCTCCGGAAAGCCACACACGAGGACCTGGACCGCATTGCAGACATCCTGCGTGCTGCCGGTTTCAACACTTCTGTATCTTATTGA
- a CDS encoding metallophosphoesterase family protein — MKKLTTLLLVLSFIIFAPFGGLTLKAQTESGESVDEKPLLTIGCLSDLHNQQELISCAIDSIRVRGTVLNTMAKMKADEDLDIIIMGGDYTSDCTIDKAHWERIRDLMRQATRGGFKDTRTLRPVLYATGNHDYEVANLNGLPKPYNSAEYYPVMEEDVYPLSDDDKFYETCDNGTLGKTSVLAAFHYVVDGFDFVVLNCGKYQWADAWDYQYSQESVNWAIMKLQEIYADNPDKTVFFLLHIPFGDSKGISAYSKGIECKDPRSTGWQLKQELAKHPNLIMLYGHDHHTDYAYSRYRTSQRITRYDNAGNIISTTDSTHVDGPLENLRSDSVARVTFKSMQSGKYLNYSTENNLSTQDAPTEVMISAASNNANAFILQFADRYLFCGSSATFSGGESAVPIYVYRYVRSTSTRVYGRRVQNFSDFVPGEKFIFVAQATKDNLYYALCSDGTGSGNSSRLNGVKVLSPITSPNVYFDLSPGETAVWELAADSGQIAGIVPITNGIVCLRNQEDGRYLSYDSRSTCMSDKPMLCELSMNGTVATVKLDGLPLGLGRSGSVTRVDGGTVKFFEVEYASADTITANLCSALKIGGKYIVVVNNSTNSYAMGNELVNKGTAYQMLRSVRITPEGDKLTMARNDKVIWNIEKAPEGEPSFISAFMGSMRYALNTIDTQVNTSNSRIVQALVIYVYKDRIVFQMKNYGESGTFSGINVTKNLASYTVYRNVDNSTVGIETPSVIKTSKAAGIYDLQGRRVMKPKRGLYIVDGKKTFVN; from the coding sequence ATGAAAAAACTGACTACTTTATTATTGGTTCTATCCTTTATTATCTTTGCACCTTTTGGCGGCTTGACGCTAAAAGCACAGACTGAAAGCGGAGAATCAGTGGATGAGAAACCTCTCCTGACTATAGGATGTCTGTCGGATTTACACAACCAGCAAGAACTCATCTCTTGTGCCATAGACTCCATACGCGTGCGCGGTACTGTGCTCAACACGATGGCTAAGATGAAGGCAGACGAAGACCTTGATATTATTATCATGGGAGGCGACTATACCAGCGACTGTACCATTGACAAAGCCCATTGGGAGCGCATACGCGACTTGATGCGGCAAGCCACACGCGGAGGATTCAAAGATACGCGCACCCTTCGCCCTGTACTTTATGCCACAGGTAACCACGACTATGAAGTAGCCAACCTTAATGGACTGCCGAAGCCTTACAATTCAGCGGAATACTATCCCGTGATGGAGGAGGACGTGTATCCACTTTCCGACGATGACAAATTCTACGAGACGTGCGACAATGGTACGTTGGGAAAGACTTCCGTGCTTGCGGCGTTTCATTATGTGGTGGATGGCTTCGACTTCGTGGTACTCAACTGCGGAAAATACCAATGGGCTGACGCATGGGACTACCAATACAGTCAGGAGTCAGTGAACTGGGCTATCATGAAGTTGCAGGAGATTTATGCCGACAATCCCGACAAGACTGTGTTTTTCTTGCTCCACATTCCTTTTGGCGACTCGAAGGGTATCAGCGCCTACTCCAAGGGAATAGAGTGTAAAGACCCGAGAAGTACGGGGTGGCAACTCAAGCAGGAACTGGCAAAGCACCCCAATCTCATCATGCTTTATGGGCATGACCATCATACCGACTATGCCTATTCGCGCTATCGTACGTCGCAACGAATCACTCGTTACGACAATGCCGGTAACATCATCTCTACGACAGACTCCACACATGTGGATGGACCTCTCGAGAACCTCCGTTCAGACAGTGTCGCGCGGGTTACCTTCAAGAGTATGCAGAGCGGCAAATATCTCAACTATTCTACTGAGAACAATCTGTCAACTCAAGACGCGCCCACAGAAGTAATGATTTCTGCAGCATCGAACAATGCAAATGCATTCATCCTTCAATTTGCGGACAGATACCTGTTCTGCGGTAGTTCTGCCACATTCTCGGGCGGCGAATCTGCTGTGCCCATCTATGTTTACAGATATGTGCGTTCCACATCTACGAGGGTATATGGCAGAAGGGTGCAGAATTTCAGCGATTTTGTACCTGGTGAGAAGTTTATTTTCGTGGCTCAGGCAACGAAGGACAACCTCTATTATGCTTTGTGTAGCGATGGAACAGGAAGCGGAAACAGTTCACGTCTCAATGGTGTGAAAGTGCTGAGCCCAATCACCAGTCCGAATGTATATTTCGACTTAAGTCCTGGTGAAACAGCCGTTTGGGAATTGGCTGCAGACAGTGGTCAGATTGCAGGGATAGTCCCCATTACGAACGGTATCGTGTGTCTGCGCAATCAGGAAGATGGCAGGTATCTTTCCTACGACTCCCGAAGCACCTGTATGTCGGACAAACCAATGCTGTGCGAACTGTCTATGAACGGCACTGTTGCCACAGTGAAGTTGGATGGTCTGCCTTTAGGTCTGGGCAGAAGCGGATCTGTTACCCGTGTTGATGGCGGAACAGTGAAATTCTTTGAGGTGGAGTATGCTTCGGCGGATACTATCACAGCAAATCTTTGCAGCGCTCTGAAAATAGGCGGAAAATACATCGTTGTAGTCAACAATTCTACCAATTCGTATGCTATGGGTAACGAGTTGGTGAACAAAGGTACCGCTTATCAGATGCTTAGGAGTGTGCGCATTACGCCTGAGGGCGACAAATTGACCATGGCACGAAATGACAAAGTGATATGGAACATTGAAAAAGCACCGGAAGGAGAACCTTCGTTTATTTCGGCTTTCATGGGGTCTATGCGCTATGCCTTGAACACCATTGATACTCAGGTAAACACCTCAAACTCGCGAATTGTGCAGGCTCTTGTAATCTATGTATACAAAGACCGCATCGTGTTCCAAATGAAGAATTATGGCGAGAGTGGCACGTTCAGCGGCATTAACGTCACGAAAAATCTTGCATCCTACACAGTCTATCGCAATGTGGATAATTCTACAGTAGGTATCGAAACGCCTTCTGTCATAAAAACCTCTAAGGCTGCAGGCATCTACGACTTGCAAGGTCGCCGTGTTATGAAACCCAAACGCGGACTCTACATTGTGGATGGAAAGAAGACGTTTGTGAATTGA